A segment of the bacterium genome:
CCTCGTCATCGACGCGACGGAAGGCATCACCGACCAGGACCAACGGATCGCGCGCGAAGCGTACGAGATGGGCCGCGGCGTGGTCGTGGCGGTGAACAAATGGGATCTGCTGAAGGGCTACACCGTCGAGCAGGTCGAACGGGTGGCGCGTGTGCGCCTGCGGTTTCTCGCGGACGTGCCGATCTGCCCGACGTCGGCGATCCGCCGGGAAGGGATCGACGGCCTCATGGCGGCGGTACTCCGGACGGCCGAAGTCCGCGCGGGCCGGATTCCGACGGGTCCGCTGAACCGCGCGGTCTCCGCGGCCGTCGCGGCGTCCGAGCCGGCCGCCGATAGCCGCGGCCACCGTCTGCACATCTACTATGCGACGCAGCCCGAGAGCGCGCCGCCGACCATCGTACTGTTTGTCAACGACCCGCGCCTGATGACGCCGGACTACCAGCGCTACCTCGAACGGCGGGTTCGGAGCGCGTTCGACCTGGCGGGCACGCCGATCCGCTGGACGCTCCGGGGGAGGAGACCCCCGGAAACCGCACGAACGTCCGGATAGCGATGGCGCCCGCGCTCATCGTCCTCGGGTACTTCATCGGCGCGCTGCCGACCGGTCTCGTCCTCGTGCGCGTACTGCGCGGCGAAGACATCCGGAAGTACGGCAGCGGCAATATCGGCACCGTCAACGTCCTGCGGGTGGCAGGGCCCGCCGTCGCCGCGGCCGTGCTGCTCGTCGACGTGCTGAAGGGGCTCGTCCCGGTGCTGCTCGCGTTGCGCGCCGGGGTCGCGCCGTGGGCGGTCGTCGCCGCCGGGCTCGCCGCGATCGCCGGCCACAACTGGTCGCCGTTCCTCGGCTTCCGCGGCGGCAAGGGCATCGCGACCTCGTTCGGCGTGCTGGCCGCGCTGTCGCTACCCGCGGCCTTCCTCGCCGCAGTCGTCTGGCTCGTCGCCGTCGCCATCACGCGGTTCGCGTCGCTCGGCTCGCTGCTTGCGGTCGTGTCGGTGCCCGTTGCGCTCTGGCGTTTTCGGACGCCGCCGGAATACGTGGCCTTCGGCCTCATTGCCTCACTGTTTGCGATCTACCGGCATCGTTCGAACA
Coding sequences within it:
- the plsY gene encoding glycerol-3-phosphate 1-O-acyltransferase PlsY yields the protein MAPALIVLGYFIGALPTGLVLVRVLRGEDIRKYGSGNIGTVNVLRVAGPAVAAAVLLVDVLKGLVPVLLALRAGVAPWAVVAAGLAAIAGHNWSPFLGFRGGKGIATSFGVLAALSLPAAFLAAVVWLVAVAITRFASLGSLLAVVSVPVALWRFRTPPEYVAFGLIASLFAIYRHRSNIQRLVAGTELRITDRVAKP